From a single Planctellipticum variicoloris genomic region:
- a CDS encoding tetratricopeptide repeat protein has translation MAASRLVLVVVLVCSCSLSAVGQKPAAATPVPAAKPEPVNLERVRKNLLSGDYRGCIEECDRAIAERAFGEEWYLYKSEAEWQTGDYEAAWQTVHTGLIRYMWSIRLREIGCRMALYSGREADATTYLTEIGDLAGRSAWRYTDADSLVSLGRAALMQGADARLVLEKLFDRALLQSPRNRDARLASGELALAKQDFALAADIFRAAEKDYPEDPEVQFGLARSLASSLPGEAAAALTKTLDLNPRHAGAWLLKIERLIDGEMYDDAERLLEDFSKFNPRRPELWAFRSILATLKNEPLGASIFRDTALRPWPKNPQVDHLIGRKLSQKYRFREGAAAQKRALEFDAKYIPAQQQLAVDLLRLGEEGAGWKQVVAAHEADQYDVQLFNLIQLRDEIQSYRTLVRGRFHVRMEPREAEIYGQEVLDLLERAEQTLCPKYGLTLEQPVIVEIFPEPNDFAVRTFGMPGAGGYLGVCFGRVITANSPASQAASPANWQAVLWHEFCHVVTLEQTRNRMPRWLSEGISVYEERLANPAWGQRMNPIYRKMILGGKLTPIPDMSQAFLTPESPLDLNFAYFQASLVVEYIIRQYGFEKLQLVLQDLAAGLTIDEALERRLAAMSQLDAEFADDAREMTREFAPGLDWETYDLSAIRSDDDPDRLARWLNDHPTSYQGLTLAAEQYLNAQDYEKARTTLEKLIELYPENVGSDSPYELLAAVYRVLKQPEKEREILAAYVQRADAATVAYLRLMELEEANKNWEHLLNVTDRQLAVNPLIPAPHRARAIAAESLGKPDVAVRSWNAVLALDPDDVAEVQYRLAVLEKSLGRFEVSKRHVLLALETAPRFREAQQLLLELVKPAEAQP, from the coding sequence GTGGCAGCCTCGCGGCTGGTGCTGGTGGTGGTGCTGGTTTGTAGCTGCAGTCTGTCGGCGGTCGGGCAGAAGCCGGCTGCGGCGACGCCTGTCCCGGCCGCAAAGCCCGAGCCGGTCAACCTGGAGCGGGTCCGCAAGAACCTGTTGTCCGGAGACTACAGGGGCTGCATCGAAGAATGCGATCGCGCCATCGCCGAGCGGGCGTTTGGCGAGGAGTGGTATCTCTACAAGTCCGAGGCCGAGTGGCAGACCGGGGACTACGAGGCCGCCTGGCAGACGGTGCACACCGGCCTGATCCGCTATATGTGGAGCATCCGGCTGCGCGAAATCGGGTGCCGGATGGCGCTCTATTCCGGCCGAGAGGCGGATGCGACGACGTACCTGACCGAGATCGGCGATCTCGCCGGTCGGTCGGCCTGGCGCTATACCGACGCCGACAGCCTGGTGTCGCTGGGACGGGCAGCCCTGATGCAGGGGGCCGATGCCCGGCTCGTGCTCGAAAAACTCTTCGACCGGGCTCTGCTGCAGAGTCCGCGAAACCGCGACGCCCGACTGGCGTCGGGAGAGCTGGCGCTGGCCAAGCAGGATTTTGCACTGGCGGCGGACATCTTCCGGGCCGCCGAGAAGGACTATCCCGAGGACCCCGAAGTGCAGTTCGGACTGGCGCGGAGCTTGGCGTCGAGTCTGCCTGGGGAGGCGGCTGCGGCCCTCACGAAAACCCTGGACCTCAACCCGCGTCATGCCGGGGCCTGGCTGCTGAAGATCGAACGGTTGATCGACGGCGAGATGTACGACGACGCAGAGCGGCTGCTGGAGGATTTTTCCAAGTTCAATCCCCGCCGGCCGGAGTTGTGGGCATTTCGTTCGATTCTGGCGACGCTGAAGAACGAACCGCTGGGGGCCTCGATTTTCCGCGACACCGCGCTGCGGCCGTGGCCGAAGAATCCGCAGGTGGATCATCTGATCGGCCGGAAGTTGTCGCAGAAGTACCGCTTCCGCGAAGGGGCGGCGGCTCAGAAGCGGGCGCTGGAATTCGATGCCAAATACATCCCGGCTCAGCAGCAGCTTGCCGTCGATCTGCTGCGGCTCGGAGAAGAAGGCGCAGGCTGGAAGCAGGTCGTCGCGGCCCACGAGGCCGACCAGTACGACGTGCAGCTCTTCAATCTGATTCAGCTTCGGGACGAAATTCAATCATACCGGACGCTGGTGCGGGGCCGGTTTCACGTGAGAATGGAGCCCCGCGAGGCGGAGATCTACGGCCAGGAAGTGCTCGATCTGCTGGAGCGGGCCGAGCAGACCCTCTGCCCGAAGTACGGGCTGACGCTCGAACAACCGGTGATTGTGGAGATTTTTCCCGAGCCGAACGACTTCGCCGTGCGGACGTTCGGAATGCCGGGAGCCGGGGGGTATCTGGGAGTCTGCTTCGGACGGGTAATTACGGCGAACAGCCCCGCGTCGCAGGCGGCTTCCCCGGCGAACTGGCAGGCGGTGCTGTGGCACGAATTCTGTCACGTGGTGACGCTGGAGCAGACCCGCAACCGGATGCCGCGCTGGCTGAGCGAGGGGATTTCGGTCTACGAGGAACGCCTGGCCAATCCCGCCTGGGGCCAGCGGATGAACCCGATCTACCGCAAGATGATCCTCGGCGGGAAACTGACGCCGATCCCGGACATGAGCCAGGCGTTTCTGACGCCGGAGTCGCCGCTCGATCTGAACTTCGCCTACTTCCAGGCCTCGCTGGTGGTTGAGTACATCATCCGGCAGTATGGCTTTGAGAAGCTGCAACTGGTGCTGCAGGATCTGGCGGCAGGACTGACAATCGATGAGGCACTCGAACGGCGGCTGGCGGCCATGTCGCAGCTCGACGCGGAATTCGCCGACGATGCGCGGGAAATGACGCGGGAGTTCGCCCCGGGACTCGACTGGGAAACCTACGACCTGTCGGCCATCAGGAGCGACGATGATCCCGACCGGCTGGCGCGCTGGCTGAACGATCATCCGACAAGTTACCAGGGGCTGACGCTGGCCGCGGAACAGTACCTCAATGCACAGGACTACGAGAAGGCCCGCACGACGCTGGAGAAGCTGATCGAGCTGTATCCGGAGAATGTCGGCTCTGACAGTCCTTACGAGCTCCTGGCGGCGGTCTACCGCGTCCTGAAGCAGCCGGAGAAAGAGCGAGAAATCCTGGCGGCGTACGTCCAGCGGGCCGACGCGGCAACGGTGGCGTATCTGCGGCTGATGGAGCTGGAAGAGGCGAACAAGAACTGGGAGCACCTCCTGAATGTGACCGACCGGCAACTCGCGGTCAACCCACTGATTCCGGCTCCCCACCGGGCGCGAGCGATCGCTGCGGAGTCGCTCGGCAAGCCCGATGTTGCGGTCCGGTCCTGGAATGCGGTGCTGGCGCTCGATCCGGACGACGTGGCTGAAGTGCAGTATCGACTCGCGGTCCTGGAAAAGAGTCTCGGCCGGTTCGAGGTCTCCAAACGCCACGTCCTGCTGGCGCTGGAGACGGCGCCGCGATTCCGCGAGGCACAGCAGTTGCTATTAGAGCTGGTCAAACCGGCGGAGGCCCAGCCATGA
- a CDS encoding DUF4159 domain-containing protein, with protein MTERMSRQRSGRWTLLRIAVLAMAVCGVLQLSHAQRGRFRGGGMDGVVPGDRNGVPTWEIDGEFKNDVFTFVRVKYNSYRRWNRWATDYPDADLNFSYRLQQLTSLKVDPNGKILELNDPEIFRYPFLYMIEPGDLEFLPDEVAALRNYLLGGGFLMVDDFWGEDEWFNFYQEIKRVFPEREPIELPLEHPIFHCVYDLTEKAQIPSIGAAQAGRGSGVTWERPDAREVHYKGIFDDKGRLMVMICHNTDLGDGWEREGEDPWYFTEFSEKKAYPLGINIVFYAMTH; from the coding sequence ATGACGGAGCGGATGAGTCGGCAGAGATCGGGACGGTGGACGCTGCTGCGGATCGCCGTGCTGGCGATGGCGGTGTGCGGCGTGCTGCAACTGTCGCACGCGCAGCGCGGCCGGTTCCGCGGCGGCGGAATGGATGGCGTCGTGCCCGGCGACCGGAACGGTGTGCCGACGTGGGAGATCGACGGCGAGTTCAAGAACGACGTCTTTACGTTCGTGCGAGTCAAGTACAACTCGTACCGCCGCTGGAATCGCTGGGCGACCGACTACCCCGACGCTGACCTCAACTTCTCGTATCGCCTGCAGCAATTGACATCGCTCAAGGTCGACCCCAACGGCAAGATCCTGGAGCTGAACGATCCGGAGATCTTCCGTTACCCGTTCCTGTACATGATCGAGCCGGGGGACCTGGAGTTCCTGCCGGACGAAGTCGCCGCCCTGCGGAACTACCTGCTGGGGGGCGGTTTTCTGATGGTGGACGACTTCTGGGGCGAGGACGAGTGGTTCAACTTTTACCAGGAGATCAAGCGGGTCTTTCCCGAGCGCGAGCCGATCGAGCTGCCGCTGGAGCATCCGATTTTCCACTGCGTCTACGATCTGACCGAAAAGGCGCAGATTCCCAGCATCGGAGCGGCTCAGGCGGGACGGGGATCGGGAGTCACCTGGGAACGGCCCGATGCGCGCGAAGTCCATTACAAGGGAATCTTCGACGACAAGGGCCGGCTGATGGTGATGATCTGCCACAACACCGACCTGGGAGACGGCTGGGAACGCGAAGGGGAAGACCCGTGGTACTTCACGGAGTTTTCTGAAAAGAAGGCCTACCCGCTGGGAATCAACATCGTGTTCTACGCGATGACCCACTGA
- a CDS encoding AAA family ATPase: MQVDSADEQEQRVLELVRTGRDRIRKELAKTIVGQAEVVEQLLLALLAGGHCLLTGAPGLAKTLLVKSLAQVFHLKFQRIQFTPDLMPADITGTEILEQDETGRRRMVFVHGPIFANVVLADEINRTPPKTQAALLEAMQEHQVTAAGVRYPLEEPFFVLATQNPIEMEGTYPLPEAQLDRFMFNVFVDYLPEDDEVTVVTRTTAGRPAPIEAVFTGEEVLQIHDLVRKVPVAEDVVRYAVRLAASSRPGQPGTPDFVNEYVSWGAGLRAAQFLILGAKSRTLLQGRASVSLEDVKALALPTLRHRILTNYRAEAAGITVEQIIGRLLER; this comes from the coding sequence ATGCAGGTGGACTCTGCCGACGAGCAGGAACAGCGGGTGCTGGAGCTGGTGCGGACCGGCCGCGATCGGATCCGGAAGGAGCTGGCTAAAACGATCGTCGGCCAGGCCGAGGTGGTCGAACAACTGCTGCTGGCGCTGCTGGCCGGCGGACACTGTCTGCTGACTGGGGCGCCGGGACTGGCCAAGACGCTGCTGGTGAAATCGTTGGCGCAGGTGTTTCACCTGAAGTTCCAGCGGATTCAATTTACCCCCGACCTGATGCCGGCGGATATTACCGGCACCGAGATCCTGGAACAGGACGAGACCGGCCGGCGGCGGATGGTCTTCGTGCACGGCCCTATTTTCGCCAACGTCGTGCTGGCGGACGAAATCAACCGGACCCCTCCCAAGACCCAGGCAGCCCTGCTCGAAGCGATGCAGGAGCACCAGGTGACGGCGGCGGGGGTGCGATATCCGCTCGAAGAGCCGTTCTTCGTGCTGGCGACGCAGAATCCCATCGAAATGGAAGGGACCTATCCGCTGCCAGAAGCCCAGCTCGACCGGTTCATGTTCAACGTGTTTGTCGACTACCTGCCGGAAGACGACGAAGTCACCGTGGTGACCCGCACGACCGCCGGCCGGCCGGCTCCGATTGAGGCGGTCTTCACCGGCGAAGAAGTGCTGCAGATTCACGATCTGGTGCGGAAGGTCCCCGTCGCCGAGGACGTCGTGCGGTATGCAGTCCGGCTGGCAGCATCGTCGCGCCCCGGGCAACCGGGAACCCCCGATTTCGTCAACGAATACGTGAGCTGGGGCGCCGGGCTGCGAGCGGCTCAATTCCTGATTCTGGGAGCGAAATCACGAACGCTGCTGCAGGGCCGGGCGAGCGTGAGCCTGGAAGACGTCAAGGCATTGGCTCTGCCGACGCTGCGGCACCGCATTCTGACAAACTATCGGGCCGAGGCGGCAGGAATTACGGTCGAACAGATCATTGGGCGACTGTTGGAAAGGTAG
- a CDS encoding DUF58 domain-containing protein, which produces MHSIDPNALVQLKSLELRAKFVVEGFLTGLNRSPYHGFSVEFTEYRQYTQGDDPRYLDWRLYARTDRDYIKRFEDETNLRCQLLLDVSKSMAFGSGAMNKSDYARTLAATLAYFLTLQRDAVGLATFSADLEEFIPTRYRAGHLRRILVTLEKSPQGASTLLAKPLEQLAERLVRRGMLVLISDLLAPLETLEVSLGSLAARGQEVLVLQVVDPAEETLELGGPELFEDLETGRQLYVDPAAARSSYLARWKAHQAAIEGICSRLGITRTVLRTNEPLDQSLSSLLRLRLQGRGVSRARAGRRLA; this is translated from the coding sequence ATGCACTCGATTGATCCGAACGCGCTCGTCCAGCTCAAGTCGCTGGAACTGCGGGCCAAGTTCGTCGTCGAGGGGTTTCTGACCGGGCTCAACCGCAGTCCCTATCATGGCTTCTCGGTCGAGTTCACCGAGTACCGGCAATACACGCAAGGGGACGACCCGCGGTATCTGGACTGGCGGCTCTATGCCCGGACCGACCGGGACTACATCAAACGCTTCGAGGACGAGACAAATCTGCGCTGCCAGTTGCTGCTGGACGTCAGCAAATCGATGGCCTTCGGCTCCGGAGCGATGAACAAGTCCGACTATGCCCGGACCCTCGCCGCGACGCTGGCCTATTTTCTGACATTGCAACGGGACGCGGTGGGGCTGGCGACGTTTTCGGCAGACCTGGAAGAGTTTATTCCCACGCGCTATCGCGCCGGTCACCTGCGGCGGATTCTCGTCACGCTGGAAAAGAGCCCGCAGGGGGCCTCGACGCTGCTGGCGAAACCATTGGAGCAGCTTGCCGAGCGGCTGGTCCGGCGAGGGATGCTGGTACTGATTTCGGATCTGCTGGCGCCGCTCGAGACCCTGGAAGTCAGCCTGGGGAGCCTCGCGGCGCGCGGCCAGGAAGTCCTCGTGCTGCAGGTCGTCGATCCGGCGGAAGAGACGCTCGAACTGGGCGGCCCCGAGCTGTTCGAAGATCTGGAGACCGGACGTCAGCTCTATGTCGATCCGGCGGCGGCAAGGTCGAGCTATCTCGCCCGTTGGAAGGCTCACCAGGCGGCGATCGAAGGAATCTGTTCGCGGCTGGGGATCACACGGACGGTGTTGCGGACGAATGAGCCGCTGGATCAGTCGCTGTCGTCGCTGCTGCGACTGCGGTTGCAGGGTCGAGGCGTGAGCCGGGCGCGGGCTGGAAGGAGGCTGGCATGA
- a CDS encoding BatA domain-containing protein: MSLLAPLYLLAGLAIAGPILFHLLRRTPRGRRKFSTLMFLSPSPPRFTRRSSIEHWLLLLLRAAALLLLAAAFSRPFWRTVIASPETLKLVPTVAILVDTSASLRRDGLWDQLGTQLSARLKSLDGDARLGLFAYSDGWKIVAGFRETDALEGDVRRQLVESRWKDLHPEWSQADLGLGLTQTVGALQEALASQKQPGPVEVWLLSDLADGSKTEALAALEWPDGCRVVLLNATATAGTNAGLQLVERTPDRPDDKLRVRVSNASDSQRDEFRLRWATSRTGLEPATLHVPAGQSRVIVPPPRPDDASELVLEGDDAPFDNVLWIAEPVRPREVIVYGGTEPADDSEQPRFYLQRALTATAQFDIEFVGLDGLGVDRPSLVVLTEPPAAPAPWLKAWIEEGGTVLAAPRKAGDVTPLLEAAGVAGVTATDGNVPRYTMLADVDFEHPLLAPFAQARFADFTGIHFWKYRALQFPQTETPRVLARFDAGAPAWVEWSRGNGRVVLWTSGWHPADSQLARSSKFPPLLLRLLELTTGVEPRPLSYIVDQPVPLPAIHGPADIAAMEIRGPNGTSETVTPGATEFVATTEPGLYTVKQGTTSWRFAVNVPPLESRTVPLAPEQLETLGVPLKSNVRELTEEEIVARQQLMQREEIEQSQQLWRWGLIAAMVFLVGETLLARRSVPGRSADDSQAGSADAQTSSGQIA; this comes from the coding sequence ATGAGTCTGCTGGCGCCTCTGTACCTGCTCGCGGGGCTGGCGATTGCCGGCCCGATTCTGTTTCACCTGCTCCGGCGGACGCCGCGCGGCCGGCGGAAGTTCTCGACGCTGATGTTCCTGTCGCCGTCCCCTCCGCGGTTCACCCGCCGCAGTTCCATCGAACACTGGCTGCTGCTGTTGCTTCGAGCGGCGGCATTGCTGCTGCTGGCGGCGGCGTTTTCGCGGCCATTCTGGCGGACGGTGATCGCCTCGCCCGAAACCCTGAAGCTGGTCCCGACGGTGGCGATCCTGGTCGACACCAGCGCCAGCCTGCGGCGGGACGGGCTGTGGGACCAGCTTGGAACGCAGTTGTCCGCGCGGTTGAAGTCACTCGATGGCGACGCCCGGCTGGGTCTGTTCGCTTACTCGGACGGCTGGAAGATTGTCGCCGGATTCCGCGAAACGGACGCTCTTGAGGGAGACGTGCGGCGTCAGCTCGTGGAGAGCCGCTGGAAGGACCTGCATCCGGAATGGAGTCAGGCTGATCTAGGATTGGGTCTGACGCAGACTGTCGGAGCCTTGCAGGAAGCTCTGGCCAGCCAGAAGCAACCCGGCCCGGTGGAGGTCTGGCTGCTGTCCGATCTGGCCGATGGCTCGAAGACCGAGGCCCTCGCCGCACTGGAATGGCCCGACGGCTGCCGGGTGGTGCTGCTGAATGCAACAGCGACCGCGGGGACGAATGCGGGACTGCAACTCGTCGAGCGGACGCCGGATCGCCCGGACGACAAGCTGCGAGTCCGCGTCAGCAACGCCTCCGACAGCCAGCGGGACGAGTTCCGTCTCCGCTGGGCGACGTCGCGGACCGGGCTGGAGCCAGCGACCCTGCACGTTCCCGCCGGGCAGAGCCGGGTGATCGTTCCGCCTCCGCGCCCGGACGACGCGAGCGAGCTGGTGCTGGAGGGAGACGATGCCCCGTTCGACAACGTCTTGTGGATCGCCGAGCCGGTTCGCCCGCGCGAAGTCATCGTCTACGGAGGGACCGAGCCGGCCGATGACAGCGAGCAACCGCGGTTCTATCTGCAGCGGGCGCTGACGGCGACAGCGCAGTTTGATATCGAGTTCGTCGGGCTCGACGGGCTGGGCGTCGATCGGCCGAGTCTGGTCGTGCTGACCGAGCCGCCCGCCGCTCCGGCGCCGTGGCTGAAGGCGTGGATCGAGGAGGGGGGCACGGTTCTGGCCGCGCCGCGGAAGGCCGGGGATGTTACGCCGCTGCTGGAGGCCGCGGGCGTGGCGGGAGTCACTGCGACGGACGGGAACGTTCCCAGGTACACGATGCTGGCGGACGTGGACTTCGAGCATCCGCTGTTAGCTCCATTCGCGCAGGCCCGGTTTGCGGACTTCACTGGAATTCACTTCTGGAAGTATCGCGCGCTGCAGTTTCCGCAGACCGAGACGCCGCGGGTGCTGGCGCGATTCGACGCCGGGGCGCCGGCCTGGGTCGAATGGTCTCGCGGGAACGGCCGGGTGGTGCTCTGGACGTCGGGGTGGCATCCGGCGGACAGTCAGCTCGCCCGCTCGTCGAAGTTTCCGCCGCTGTTGCTGCGGCTGCTGGAACTGACGACCGGCGTGGAACCGCGGCCGCTCAGCTACATCGTCGATCAGCCCGTTCCGCTCCCGGCGATTCACGGTCCGGCGGACATCGCCGCGATGGAGATTCGCGGTCCGAACGGGACTTCCGAGACGGTAACGCCGGGTGCGACGGAGTTCGTCGCCACGACCGAACCGGGCCTGTACACGGTGAAGCAGGGGACGACGTCCTGGCGGTTTGCGGTCAACGTGCCGCCGCTGGAAAGCCGGACCGTGCCGCTGGCGCCGGAACAACTGGAAACGCTGGGGGTGCCTCTCAAGTCGAACGTGCGCGAGCTAACCGAAGAAGAAATTGTCGCGCGTCAGCAGCTCATGCAGCGGGAAGAGATCGAACAGTCGCAGCAGCTCTGGCGCTGGGGACTGATCGCGGCGATGGTGTTTCTGGTGGGCGAGACGCTGCTGGCCCGGCGGTCTGTTCCGGGCAGATCCGCAGACGATTCACAAGCAGGGTCGGCGGACGCACAGACTTCGTCGGGCCAGATCGCCTGA
- a CDS encoding glutamine amidotransferase yields the protein MTIGAVLFGGLSWAGWALALFAVGVVAVWWAYRRIGLPTWDRALCLGLKIAALGMLALCLVEPLWSGQRVRPGANLFVILADQSRSLQIVDRGATEHRGNGLKQLLADEEAPWRVRLEQDFDVRPYVFDNRLQHVTSFATLTFDGSRTRLASVLHELKDRFRDRPLAGVLLLTDGHSEDGLPPDEELKWLPPIYPVPIGSASGLKDVSIAQVTTTTTAFEDAPVTVQAEVRSVGLAGEKVIARVRDETGAIAKTESQVLPAGDAPATFRFQLKPLKPGIAFYELEVRRADEDGEATVEATLANNKRLITVDRGAGPYRILYVSGRPNWEFKFLNRSIEDDEQIDLTAMIRIAKKEPKFEWRSRDGEATNPLFRGFDRTDEETERYDQPVIVRLNTATPEELRDGFPKTAEGLFPFHAVLLDDVEADFFTAEQQTLLERFVSERGGGLLMLGGQESFREGKYDRTPVGRMLPVYLDKGTTQTAGQGWRLALSREGWLQPWARLRSTETEEQVRLKQWPAFTTLNRIGNLKPGATVIAEAQDGSGQKQPALAVQRFGEGRCAALLIGDLWRAQLETAAKGEPLDDVGKAWRQMLRWLVADVPERTELRAVEADSQGLPLLRLEVRARDKDFQPRDNAGVTVQVVQPDGTTLEQPAEPSLREPGLYEAVIRSRQSGRYRASAELIDSEGKPGGSATTGWSFDPDATEFRSAAPDLRNLEELARKTGGEVVSPDGLDAFVRSLATREAPVTEATTSPLWHSPWLLMLVVGCLCGEWGVRRWRGLP from the coding sequence ATGACCATCGGCGCGGTGCTGTTCGGCGGACTGTCCTGGGCGGGATGGGCTCTGGCCCTCTTCGCAGTCGGGGTCGTCGCCGTCTGGTGGGCCTATCGCCGGATCGGCCTGCCGACCTGGGACCGAGCCCTTTGCCTGGGCTTGAAGATCGCGGCATTGGGAATGCTGGCCCTCTGCCTCGTCGAACCCCTCTGGAGCGGACAGCGGGTCCGGCCCGGCGCAAATCTGTTCGTGATTCTCGCCGATCAAAGCCGGAGCCTGCAGATCGTCGACCGCGGCGCAACTGAGCACCGCGGCAATGGCCTTAAGCAACTCCTGGCCGACGAAGAAGCCCCCTGGCGAGTCCGGCTGGAACAGGACTTCGACGTCCGGCCGTACGTCTTCGACAATCGGCTGCAGCACGTGACCTCCTTCGCGACTCTCACCTTCGACGGTTCGCGGACCCGGCTGGCGAGCGTGCTGCACGAGTTGAAAGACCGCTTCCGGGATCGGCCGCTCGCGGGCGTGCTGCTGCTGACCGACGGCCACTCGGAAGACGGTCTGCCGCCGGACGAGGAACTTAAATGGCTGCCGCCGATCTATCCGGTGCCGATCGGCTCGGCTTCGGGCCTGAAAGACGTTTCGATCGCCCAGGTCACTACAACGACGACGGCCTTCGAAGACGCCCCGGTCACGGTGCAGGCGGAAGTTCGCTCGGTGGGACTGGCGGGCGAGAAGGTCATCGCGCGGGTTCGCGACGAAACCGGAGCAATTGCGAAAACCGAATCGCAGGTCCTGCCGGCGGGTGACGCCCCCGCGACGTTCCGCTTTCAGCTCAAGCCTCTCAAGCCGGGCATTGCGTTCTACGAGCTGGAAGTCCGCCGGGCCGACGAGGATGGCGAAGCAACCGTCGAGGCCACGCTGGCCAACAACAAGCGGCTGATCACCGTCGACCGGGGAGCCGGGCCATACCGAATTCTCTACGTCTCCGGGCGGCCGAACTGGGAGTTCAAGTTTCTCAACCGGTCGATCGAAGACGACGAGCAGATCGACCTGACCGCGATGATCCGCATCGCCAAGAAGGAGCCGAAGTTCGAATGGCGGAGCCGGGACGGCGAAGCCACCAATCCCCTGTTCCGCGGTTTCGACCGGACCGATGAAGAGACCGAACGCTACGATCAGCCGGTCATCGTCCGGCTCAATACCGCCACCCCCGAAGAACTCCGCGACGGCTTTCCCAAGACCGCGGAAGGTCTGTTCCCCTTTCACGCCGTGCTGCTGGATGACGTAGAAGCCGACTTTTTCACGGCGGAGCAGCAGACTCTGCTGGAGCGGTTTGTCTCCGAACGGGGCGGCGGCCTGCTGATGCTGGGTGGTCAGGAAAGCTTTCGCGAAGGAAAGTACGACCGGACGCCCGTCGGACGGATGCTGCCGGTCTACCTCGACAAGGGAACCACGCAGACGGCAGGGCAGGGCTGGCGGCTGGCGCTGTCGCGAGAAGGCTGGCTGCAGCCGTGGGCCCGGCTGCGTTCCACCGAAACCGAAGAACAGGTTCGGCTCAAGCAGTGGCCGGCGTTTACCACGCTGAACCGGATCGGGAACCTGAAACCGGGAGCGACCGTCATCGCCGAAGCCCAGGACGGATCCGGGCAGAAGCAGCCGGCGCTGGCAGTGCAACGGTTTGGGGAGGGGCGCTGCGCGGCGCTGCTGATCGGTGACCTCTGGCGGGCGCAGCTTGAGACGGCCGCGAAGGGGGAGCCCCTCGATGACGTCGGCAAGGCGTGGCGCCAGATGCTCCGCTGGCTGGTCGCGGACGTCCCCGAGCGGACCGAACTGCGGGCCGTCGAAGCCGACTCGCAAGGTCTGCCGCTGCTTCGGCTGGAAGTCCGCGCTCGGGATAAGGACTTTCAGCCGCGCGACAACGCCGGCGTGACGGTTCAGGTCGTGCAGCCGGACGGGACGACGCTCGAACAACCCGCCGAACCGTCGCTCCGCGAGCCGGGACTCTACGAAGCGGTCATCCGGAGCCGGCAGAGCGGTCGCTACCGGGCCAGCGCCGAGCTGATCGACAGCGAAGGGAAACCGGGGGGCAGCGCAACGACCGGGTGGTCGTTCGATCCGGACGCGACCGAGTTCCGCTCGGCAGCGCCCGATCTCCGCAATCTCGAAGAGCTGGCCCGCAAAACGGGGGGCGAAGTGGTCTCGCCGGACGGGCTCGACGCGTTCGTACGCTCGCTGGCGACGCGCGAAGCGCCGGTCACCGAGGCGACGACGTCGCCGCTCTGGCACAGCCCCTGGCTGTTGATGCTGGTCGTCGGCTGCCTGTGCGGCGAGTGGGGCGTGCGCCGCTGGCGCGGCCTGCCGTAA